From a region of the Panthera uncia isolate 11264 chromosome B1, Puncia_PCG_1.0, whole genome shotgun sequence genome:
- the CB1H4orf33 gene encoding UPF0462 protein C4orf33 homolog isoform X2, with protein MDFKIEYTWDGFPVKHEPVFVRLNPGDGGVVMEVSAPFFNDPPAPLGEPGKPFNELWDYEVVEAFFLNDITEQYLEVELCPHGQHLVLLLSGRRNVWKELALSFRVSREETKWEGKAYLPWSYFPPKVTKFNSFAIHGSKDKRNYEALYPVPQHELQQGQKPDFHCLEYFKPFNFNTLLGEEWKQPESELWLMEKSDV; from the exons atggattttaaaatagaatacacTTGGGATGGTTTTCCAGTGAAGCATGAGCCAGTGTTTGTCAGGCTGAATCCAGGTGATGGAGGAGTGGTGATGGAAGTTAGCGCCCCATTTTTCAATGATCCTCCAGCCCCACTTGGAGAACCAGGAAAACCTTTCAATGAACTGTGGGATTATGAAG ttGTGGAAGCATTTTTCTTGAATGACATAACTGAACAGTATTTAGAAGTTGAACTTTGTCC TCACGGACAACATTTGGTGCTTTTACTCTCTGGAAGAAGAAATGTAtggaaa GAGCTTGCTCTATCATTCAGAGTGTCCAGAGAAGAGACAAAATGGGAAGGCAAAGCTTATCTTCCTTGGAGTTATTTTCCACCAAAGGTGACAAAATTCAATTCATTTGCAATTCATGGgtcaaaagataaaagaaattatGAAGCTCTTTACCCTGTACCTCAGCATGAACTGCAACAAGGACAAAAACCTGATTt cCATTGTCTGGAATACTTTAAGCCTTTCAATTTTAACACACTGCTTGGAGAAGAATGGAAACAACCAGAATCAGAGCTGTGGCTTATGGAGAAATCTGATGTATAG
- the CB1H4orf33 gene encoding UPF0462 protein C4orf33 homolog isoform X1 translates to MDFKIEYTWDGFPVKHEPVFVRLNPGDGGVVMEVSAPFFNDPPAPLGEPGKPFNELWDYEVVEAFFLNDITEQYLEVELCPHGQHLVLLLSGRRNVWKQELALSFRVSREETKWEGKAYLPWSYFPPKVTKFNSFAIHGSKDKRNYEALYPVPQHELQQGQKPDFHCLEYFKPFNFNTLLGEEWKQPESELWLMEKSDV, encoded by the exons atggattttaaaatagaatacacTTGGGATGGTTTTCCAGTGAAGCATGAGCCAGTGTTTGTCAGGCTGAATCCAGGTGATGGAGGAGTGGTGATGGAAGTTAGCGCCCCATTTTTCAATGATCCTCCAGCCCCACTTGGAGAACCAGGAAAACCTTTCAATGAACTGTGGGATTATGAAG ttGTGGAAGCATTTTTCTTGAATGACATAACTGAACAGTATTTAGAAGTTGAACTTTGTCC TCACGGACAACATTTGGTGCTTTTACTCTCTGGAAGAAGAAATGTAtggaaa CAGGAGCTTGCTCTATCATTCAGAGTGTCCAGAGAAGAGACAAAATGGGAAGGCAAAGCTTATCTTCCTTGGAGTTATTTTCCACCAAAGGTGACAAAATTCAATTCATTTGCAATTCATGGgtcaaaagataaaagaaattatGAAGCTCTTTACCCTGTACCTCAGCATGAACTGCAACAAGGACAAAAACCTGATTt cCATTGTCTGGAATACTTTAAGCCTTTCAATTTTAACACACTGCTTGGAGAAGAATGGAAACAACCAGAATCAGAGCTGTGGCTTATGGAGAAATCTGATGTATAG